The proteins below are encoded in one region of Oncorhynchus clarkii lewisi isolate Uvic-CL-2024 chromosome 33, UVic_Ocla_1.0, whole genome shotgun sequence:
- the LOC139392789 gene encoding leukotriene A-4 hydrolase-like codes for MILDPNMASATDPCSFSSFSKCVTKHLNLTYHVDFDSHVIKAKVALTVEVLVDNFTSLTLDTKDLKVSKVTANGQAAKFTLGPKHSFMGTPLEITLPFDLSRGQHVIVEVTYETAPSASALQWLTPEQTAGKKHPYLFSQCQATHCRSMVPCQDTPAMKHTYYAQVSVPKELVAVMSAVRDGHEPDPQDSSRAIYRFRQPVPMPSYLIAIVVGALESREIGPRSRVWSEKEFVDKAAFEFSETETMLKTAEDLAGPYVWGQYDILVLPPSFPYGGMENPCLTFATPTLLAGDRSLSNVIAHEISHSWTGNLVTNKTWEHFWLNEGHTVYLERMIGRSMESEQFRQFKAMGGWKDLQESVNTFGANNPLTNLVPNMNEVDPDDAFSSVPYEKGFALLYHLEELMGGPEVFMGFVKSYIQMFAYSSVTTEEWKKYLFTYFKNKVDILNKVDWNAWMHTPGMPPVKPQYDTTMADACIALCKRWVKTKEGDLGNFSEVDMKTLSTHQLIEFLSLLLQEDPLPLSHVKRMQEVYRLNALNNAEIRFRWLRLCVKSKWDDAVPMALKMATEQGRMKFTRPLFKEVYNFDKYREEAVRVFIAHRAAMHPVTSNLVAKDLKVDTGKST; via the exons ATGATCCTGGACCCGAACATGGCTTCAGCTACAGACCCCTGCTCATTTTCCTCCTTCTCCAAGTGCGTTACCAAGCACCTGAATCTCACCTACCATGTGGATTTTGACAGCCATGTCATCAAAGCTAAGGTCGCGCTCACCGTGGAGGTTTTAGTGGATAATTTCACGTCTTTG ACCCTTGACACAAAGGACCTGAAGGTCTCTAAGGTAACAGCCAATGGACAGGCAGCAAAGTTCACTCTGGGACCCAAGCACAGCTTCATGGGAACCCCTCTGGAGATCACACTGCCCTTTGACCTCTCCAG gGGCCAGCATGTGATCGTGGAGGTGACTTATGAGACTGCACCTAGTGCTTCTGCGCTGCAGTGGCTCACTCCTGAACAGACTGCTGGGAAGAAACACCCCTACCTCTTCAGCCAgtgccag GCCACCCATTGCAGGAGCATGGTACCCTGCCAGGATACTCCCGCCATGAAACACACCTACTATGCCCAGGTGTCTGTCCCCAAGGAGCTGGTGGCTGTGATGAGCGCTGTACGGGATGGACATGAGCCTGATCCCCAGGACAGCAGCCGGGCCATCTACCGCTTCAGACAACCA GTGCCCATGCCCTCTTACCTCATTGCCATCGTGGTGGGAGCTCTGgagagcag AGAGATTGGGCCCAGGTCTCGTGTTTGGTCAGAGAAGGAGTTTGTGGACAAGGCAGCTTTTGAGTTCTCAGAG ACAGAGACCATGTTGAAGACAGCTGAGGACCTTGCGGGTCCGTATGTGTGGGGCCAGTATGACATTCTGGTCCTGCCCCCCTCCTTCCCGTATGGAGGCATGGAGAACCCCTGCCTTACCTTTGCCACCCCCACACTTCTG GCTGGAGACAGATCCTTGTCCAAT GTCATAGCCCATGAGATCTCTCACAGCTGGACTGGCAACCTGGTGACCAACAAGACCTGGGAGCACTTCTG GTTGAACGAGGGTCACACGGTGTACCTTGAGAGAATGATTGGCAGGTCTATGGAGAGTGAACAGTTCAGACAGTTCAAGGCCATGGGCGGCTGGAAGGACCTGCAGGAATCg GTGAACACGTTTGGGGCCAACAACCCTCTGACCAACCTGGTTCCCAACATGAATGAGGTGGACCCTGACGATGCCTTCTCCTCTGTCCCCTACGAGAAGGGTTTCGCTCTTCTATACCACCTGGAGGAGCTCATGGGAGGacctg AGGTGTTTATGGGTTTTGTGAAGTCGTACATCCAGATGTTTGCTTACAGCAGCGTCACTACTGAGGAATGGAAGAAGTACCTCTTCACCTACTTTAAGAACAAG GTGGACATCCTGAATAAGGTGGACTGGAACGCCTGGATGCACACCCCTGGGATGCCCCCCGTCAAACCACA atatgACACCACCATGGCAGATGCCTGCATCGCGCTGTGTAAGAGATGGGTGAAG accAAAGAGGGGGATCTTGGGAATTTCAGTGAAGTGGATATGAAGACTCTCTCCACCCACCAGCTTATAGAGTTCCTGTCTCTGCTCCTGCAAGAG GATCCCCTCCCCCTCAGCCATGTGAAGAGGATGCAGGAAGTGTACCGACTCAACGCCCTCAACAACGCAGAGATCCGCTTCAG GTGGCTGCGGCTGTGTGTCAAGTCCAAGTGGGACGATGCCGTTCCCATGGCGCTGAAGATGGCGACAGAGCAGGGGAGGATGAAGTTCACACGGCCGCTATTCAA AGAGGTGTACAACTTTGATAAGTATCGCGAGGAGGCGGTGCGTGTGTTCATAGCCCACCGGGCAGCCATGCACCCAGTGACGTCTAATCTGGTGGCCAAGGACCTGAAGGTGGACACTGGCAAGAGCACCTGA
- the LOC139392790 gene encoding protein DENND6B, with protein sequence MDPLDSSESRLVESANAAENTESSLPWARFSSWLECVCVVTFDLELGQAIELVYPHDVKLTEKEKTSICYLSFPDSYSGCLGDTQFSFRLRQSVGRRGSWFGEEDAYSRDAPVTLQRELAHFYGYVYFRQVKDAAVKRGYFQKSLVLVSRLPYVHLFQSLLQIIAPEYFEKLEPCLEAVCNEIDQWQSPVPGLTLNLPVMGVVMQVRIPSKNDKPGGSPEKQAQKENLLPAPMMLPTIHELDLFKCFQSFLIHLQMLWELMLLGEPVVVMAPSPTVSSETVLALVSSIAPLRYCCDYRPYFTIHDTEFKEYTTRTQAPPNVILGVTNPFFIKTFQSWPHIIRLGELKMSGDLPKQVKVKKLAKLKTLDTKPGIYTAHKMFLQKDKSLIKRLLKGIQRKRPSEVQSAILRRHLLELTQSFIIPLERYLASLMPLQRSVTPWKTPPQIRPFSQEEFMGTLEHAGPQLTSVLKGDWVGLYRKFFRSPNFDGWYRLRHREMTQKLECLHLEVVCDADLLGWTKDKSEVEIVDLVLKLREKLMKAGKQQLPVKEGVLEKLEGYLQTVISSLPEDLQTVLHRY encoded by the exons ATGGACCCTTTAGACAGCTCCGAATCGCGTCTTGTTGAGTCGGCGAATGCGGCAGAGAATACAGAATCGAGTTTGCCATGGGCCCGTTTCTCGtcgtggctggagtgtgtctgCGTCGTTACCTTCGACCTCGAGCTCGGCCAAGCCATAGAG CTTGTGTACCCACACGATGTGAAACTAACTGAGAAGGAG AAAACTAGCATTTGCTACCTGTCCTTCCCTGACTCTTACTCAG GATGCCTTGGAGACACCCAGTTCAGCTTCAGACTGCGTCAGTCTGTGGGCCGCAGGGGCTCCTGGTTCGGTGAGGAGGACGCCTACAGCAGAGACGCACCTGTCACACTACAG CGAGAGCTGGCCCATTTCTATGGCTATGTCTACTTCAGACAAGTCAAGGACGCCGCTGTCAAAAGAGGCTACTTTCAGAAG tctcttgtACTGGTGTCCAGACTACCGTATGTCCACCTCTTTCAGTCCCTGCTGCAGATCATAGCTCCAGAGTATTTTGAGAAGTTGGAGCCTTGCCTTGAAGCAG TGTGCAACGAGATTGACCAATGGCAATCTCCGGTGCCAGGGCTGACACTCAACCTGCCTGTGATGGGCGTGGTCATGCAGGTCAGGATCCCATCCAAAAACGACAAACCAGGGGGAAGCCCGGAGAAACAGGCACAAAAGGAG AATCTTCTACCAGCCCCTATGATGCTACCGACCATACATGAGCTTGACCTGTTCAA GTGTTTCCAGTCCTTCCTGATCCACCTGCAGATGCTCTGGGAACTCATGCTGCTCGGGGAGCCTGTGGTCGTCATGGcaccctctcccactgtctcctcGGAAACCGTGCTGGCCCTAGTGAG CTCGATTGCGCCACTGCGGTATTGCTGTGATTACAGGCCCTACTTCACCATACACGACACTGAGTTTAAAGAGTATACCACTAGGACACAGGCACC TCCCAATGTGATTCTGGGAGTCACTAATCCCTTCTTCATAAAGACCTTCCAGTCCTGGCCCCACATTATACGCCTTGGAGAACTCAAGATGTCAGGTGATCTGCCCAAGCAGGTGAAGGTGAAGAAACTAGCCAAGCTGAAAACACTGGACACTAAACCAG GTATCTACACAGCACATAAAATGTTCCTTCAAAAAGACAAGTCCCTCATCAAAAGACTCCTAAAAGGGATCCAGAGGAAGAGGCCGTCTGAGGTGCAGAGCGCCATCTTGAGGAGACATCTGTTAGAACTCACCCAGAGCTTCATCATCCCACTG GAACGTTACCTGGCCAGCCTGATGCCTCTGCAGAGGTCTGTGACTCCTTGGAAA acacCTCCTCAGATCCGGCCCTTCAGTCAGGAGGAGTTCATGGGGACTCTGGAGCACGCTGGACCTCAGCTCACCTCTGTGCTTAAAGGGGATTGGGTGGGCCTGTACAG GAAATTTTTCAGGTCCCCCAACTTCGATGGCTGGTATCGCCTGCGACACAGGGAGATGACCCAGAAACTAGAATGTCTCCACCTAGAGGTCGTCTGTGATGCT GACCTGCTGGGTTGGACCAAAGACAAGTCAGAGGTGGAGATCGTGGACCTGGTTCTGAAACTGAGAGAGAAACTG ATGAAGGCTGGAAAGCAGCAGCTCCCGGTGAAAGAAGGGGTGCTGGAGAAACTAGAGGGATACCTCCAGACTGTCATCAGCTCTCTACCAGAGGACCTGCAGACTGTACTACACAGATACTGA
- the LOC139392787 gene encoding GRIP and coiled-coil domain-containing protein 1 encodes MEKFGMSFGGGPSKKELVDTIETQRKQMVQYQTRFKDVVRAYKSLLKEKEALEASLKVLTVSQEVDLSQRGDDGSASGSHLTSELQDDHCSMHSEDSLDTAASADTATSITSGSTKGDQAEEVQGSSPGEMGATGPGGPSVSQRSEEANGSESGISSSSSGGSEVQQHLTPPPTLSMEVDRRVLQLKTQLTTLTSSLATVTQEKSRMEANFQADKRKIKQDMDELQGRLEESRRQHEAEIHALHEQLAESKARVITQQHEREQEQGDHAHMLRELQKLLQEERGQRQDAELRLEDARVVLLEVTQAADRGHDYEARLKEVTQQREEMRRSLQTAEAERNKPDPRVEELQRELTALKNHFQQQMQHEIRKVSQAEVRLQEQSQLEEGRVASLELRVSELSELLGACEKARQRDQQNAHRLRERILQLDTENKTLAIAASTRGSPLDLSMDEASLDVNVLKERLEKVKRLLLLATQKSHPEQTMEIEKLAEMEGRLGQGTGSGGESSDGEKASALYYQQELRQLKEEFERYKVRAQVVLKNKNAKDCSLAKELEEARDQLAELKEKYINLRIHDDKAEAKHCRELEECQQGIGMLQQGHKQELDQAEAQYRESLLRLEGELHRQRDRTMALLQEKDQELEKLKSIGYSLAGYRGHHSDEGDTGADFRATADVGRSKNANNIDDPAQEESDIITQALRLAGPNEPTLLLYAEQLARKEVEIGSLRRQKHRLEEDVHQLQGRLIANGERYDEEVAELRGQLDKRHRDQGREGANLEYLKNVIYKFLTLQDTRGRQQTLTAILTILHFSPQEKQAVVKQHQNQAWWTAGMRR; translated from the exons ATGGAGAAGTTTGGGATGAGCTTTGGGGGTGGCCCCAGCAAGAAGGAGCTTGTGGACACCATAGAGACTCAGAGAAAGCAGATGGTCCAGTATCAAACACGCTTCAAGGATGTGGTCAGGGCCTACAAGAGCCTGCTGAAGGAGAAGGAGGCTCTGGAAGCTAGTCTGAAGGTACTGACTGTCTCCCAGGAGGTCGACCTCAGCCAGCGTGGAGATGACGGCTCTGCCAGTGGCAGCCATTTGACCTCTGAATTACAAGATGATCACTGCTCCATGCACAGTGAGGACAGTCTGGACACAGCAGCCTCCGCCGACACTGCTACCAGCATTACCAGTGGGAGCACCAAGGGCGACCAGGCTGAAGAGGTGCAGGGTAGTAGCCCAGGAGAGATGGGGGCGACCGGGCCTGGAGGCCCCTCAGTGTCCCAGAGGTCTGAGGAGGCTAATGGGTCAGAGAGCGGTATCAGCTCCAGCAGTAGTGGAGGGTCTGAGGTTCAGCAGCACCTTACACCCCCACCCACCTTGTCTATGGAGGTTGACCGGAGGGTTCTTCAGCTGAAGACCCAGCTGACCACCCTGACCAGCTCCCTGGCCACGGTCACGCAGGAAAAGTCCAGGATGGAGGCCAACTTCCAGGCTGACAAGCGGAAGATCAAGCAGGACATGGATGAGCTCCAGGGGAGGCTGGAGGAGTCCAGGAGGCAACATGAAGCCGAGATCCATGCCTTGCATGAGCAGCTGGCGGAGAGCAAGGCTCGGGTTATAACCCAGCAACATGAGAGAGAGCAGGAGCAGGGTGACCACGCCCACATGCTCAGAGAGCTCCAGAAATTGCtgcaggaggagagaggccagAGGCAGGATGCCGAGCTTCGGCTGGAGGACGCCAGGGTGGTCCTGCTGGAAGTCACACAGGCCGCAGATCGGGGGCACGATTATGAGGCCCGGCTAAAAGAGGTGAcccagcagagggaggagatgaggaggagcctgcagactgcggaggcgGAGAGGAACAAGCCAGACCCCCGGGTGGAGGAGCTGCAGAGGGAGCTGACTGCACTCAAGAACCACTTTCAGCAGCAGATGCAGCATGAGATCAGAAAG GTGTCGCAGGCAGAGGTGCGTCTACAGGAGCAATCCCAGCTGGAGGAGGGCCGTGTGGCCAGCCTGGAGTTGCGGGTGTCTGAGCTGTCAGAGCTGCTTGGGGCCTGCGAGAAGGCCCGGCAGAGGGACCAGCAGAACGCCCACCGGCTGAGAGAGCGCATCCTGCAGCTGGACACGGAGAACAAGACCCTGGCCATTGCCGCTTCCACCCGGGGCTCCCCGCTGGACCTCAGCATGGACGAGGCCAGCCTGGATGTGAATGTGCTGAAGGAGCGCCTGGAGAAGGTGAAGAGGCTTCTTCTGCTAGCCACACAGAAGAGCCATCCAGAGCAGACCATGGAGATAGAGAAGCTGGCTGAgatggaggggcggctgggtcaGGGGACGGGCAGTGGGGGGGAGTCGTCAGACGGGGAGAAGGCCTCTGCGCTGTACTACCAGCAGGAACTGCGGCAGCTGAAGGAGGAGTTTGAGCGCTACAAGGTGCGGGCGCAGGTGGTGCTGAAGAACAAGAACGCTAAAGACTGTAGCCTGGCCAAAGAGCTGGAGGAGGCCCGTGACCAGCTGGCTGAGCTCAAGGAGAAGTACATCAACCTGCGTATCCATGACGACAAGGCGGAGGCCAAGCACTGCCGGGAGCTGGAGGAGTGTCAGCAGGGGATAGGGATGCTGCAGCAGGGTCATAAACAGGAGCTTGACCAGGCTGAGGCCCAATACAGAGAGAGCCTCCTCAGGCTGGAGGGAGAACTGCACCGGCAGAGGGACCGCACTATGGCCCTGCTGCAAGAGAAGGACCAGGAGCTGGAGAAGCTAAAGTCTATCGGCTACAGTCTTGCTGGTTACAGAGGCCACCACAGTGACGAAGGAGACACAGGGGCGGACTTCAGAGCGACTGCGGACGTCGGCAGGAGTAAAAACGCCAACAACATAGACGACCCGGCGCAGGAGGAGAGTGACATCATCACCCAGGCGTTGCGGCTGGCGGGGCCCAACGAGCCCACGCTCCTCCTGTACGCCGAGCAGCTGGCGAGAAAGGAGGTGGAGATCGGCTCACTGCGGCGGCAGAAGCATCGGCTGGAGGAGGACGTGCACCAGCTGCAGGGGAGGCTGATCGCCAACGGGGAGCGTTACGACGAGGAGGTGGCTGAGCTCCGCGGCCAGCTAGACAAACGGCACAGGGACCAGGGCAGGGAGGGGGCCAACCTGGAGTACCTCAAGAACGTAATCTACAAGTTCCTCACCCTTCAGGACACTAGGGGGCGTCAGCAGACCCTCACAGCCATACTGACCATCCTGCACTTCAGCCCTCAGGAGAAGCAGGCGGTGGTCAAACAGCACCAGAACCAGGCGTGGTGGACGGCAGGGATGAGGCGATGA